In Candidatus Binatia bacterium, the sequence GGCGGCGGCCTTTTCCTGCAGCGATGGATAGAGGTCGTTGCCACCAAAGGTCATCTGCGGTTGCGCTACGGAAGACTGCAGCGCGCCGAGATCGCGGATGCCCGTCGAGCCCCCTGTTTGCTCGATCAGCAGCCGATGCAAGCTCAGCACCTCCGCAACCGTGAGATACCTCATCAGCTGAGGCGCCGGTACAGGTCCTCGTTCTTACGCAGCACGCGCGCCGCCGCCGCTTCGAAATCCTCGTCAGGGCGACATAGAAGGTCCGCCACAACAGCATGTGCCAATTCGTCGAGGCGCACGCCGAGGCGGGCGGCCTCTTCCTGCAGCCTGTCCGCTTCGGTTGGGGACAGCTCCCTG encodes:
- a CDS encoding DNA-binding protein; this encodes MKLSRELSPTEADRLQEEAARLGVRLDELAHAVVADLLCRPDEDFEAAAARVLRKNEDLYRRLS